From the genome of Halobellus litoreus, one region includes:
- a CDS encoding HAL/PAL/TAL family ammonia-lyase gives MITVNGSLTIQDVVAVARNEERVRLASEAVDRMANSRKAVDDIVNSDDRRVYGVNTGYGELNDKEISPEMMAQHEENVIRSNITIGDPLETDVVRATMLVRANAFAVGRSGVRPVIAERLLELLNAGIHPIVRSQGNTEDYGYSSAVGRALIGEGEVTYKDETMSAGEALSKEGIDSLSLQPREGLALMSGTSYTPGRLALLVKDVRRLVEAADVAGALSFSLVGKEPGAFSSRIGEVRPYEGFKESASIIREVTGIDATNRRQTSQDPLSLRCMPQVHGSLREFLATAESLIRTELQSATDNPLIFPDGAVFSCGNFNAQHLSTAADSLAQSVTKVGRISERRAGLLVEGNGDLPSALTDNVGIGQGMVRAHYSAASLAAEASTVDTASTQIADVPMGKEDIQGLGALAVNNLASVVETVTYIIAIELLFIIRAHKLLQKQRDTDSTIPRDFLAELDRDTVEPDNECIHAIAERILDGTLHRVRDNSNKV, from the coding sequence AACTCGGATGACCGACGAGTGTACGGAGTAAATACGGGATACGGTGAGCTGAACGATAAAGAGATCTCACCGGAAATGATGGCTCAGCATGAAGAAAACGTCATCAGATCCAACATCACAATCGGAGATCCGCTAGAAACTGACGTAGTTCGGGCAACAATGCTTGTCCGGGCAAACGCGTTTGCAGTGGGTCGATCTGGTGTCCGTCCAGTCATTGCGGAACGGTTATTGGAATTATTGAACGCCGGAATCCATCCCATAGTTAGATCTCAAGGGAATACCGAAGATTACGGGTATTCATCGGCGGTTGGTCGGGCTCTGATCGGTGAAGGTGAAGTGACGTACAAAGACGAGACAATGTCTGCAGGTGAGGCTCTATCCAAGGAGGGAATTGACTCCTTGTCTCTCCAGCCTAGAGAGGGACTTGCTTTGATGAGCGGGACTTCCTATACTCCCGGCCGGCTCGCACTACTGGTCAAGGATGTCAGAAGACTAGTAGAAGCTGCTGATGTTGCAGGTGCACTTTCGTTTTCGCTCGTCGGAAAAGAACCGGGAGCATTCTCTAGTCGAATTGGTGAGGTTCGTCCTTACGAGGGGTTCAAAGAAAGTGCTAGCATCATTAGAGAAGTAACTGGTATTGATGCGACTAATCGCCGGCAGACCTCACAAGACCCTCTCTCACTCCGCTGTATGCCACAGGTCCACGGGTCTCTCCGCGAATTCTTGGCGACTGCCGAGTCATTGATTAGAACTGAACTTCAGAGTGCAACTGATAACCCCCTTATTTTCCCAGATGGTGCGGTTTTCTCTTGCGGGAATTTCAACGCCCAACACCTATCGACGGCCGCTGACTCGTTAGCGCAATCTGTCACGAAAGTCGGTCGAATCAGCGAACGGAGGGCTGGATTGCTTGTCGAAGGTAACGGAGATCTGCCGTCGGCACTAACCGACAACGTTGGTATTGGTCAGGGAATGGTACGAGCTCATTACTCTGCTGCATCACTGGCGGCAGAGGCATCGACAGTAGATACGGCGAGCACTCAAATCGCTGACGTACCAATGGGGAAGGAAGACATTCAGGGTTTAGGTGCATTAGCAGTCAATAACTTGGCTTCTGTCGTCGAGACTGTAACGTACATAATAGCAATTGAACTATTGTTTATTATCCGTGCTCATAAACTGTTGCAGAAACAAAGAGATACAGACTCGACAATTCCAAGGGACTTCTTAGCAGAACTCGATAGAGACACAGTCGAACCCGACAATGAGTGTATTCACGCTATTGCAGAAAGAATCTTAGACGGAACACTACACCGAGTGAGAGATAATTCAAACAAAGTCTAA
- a CDS encoding tyrosine-type recombinase/integrase: MVRRELEPLAPQDALDWYLEHRLDDLRTATRRKHSSALGTFVDWTDEASIDNMNDVSGRTLMEFKTWRKNNTELNTLSLNGNLAILRVFLQFCEDIDAVHADLSERVPLPNVPPDEEVNEFVPDSEEVEGIQSYFRRFEYASRAHVEFELIAEIGLRMGAVRAIDLDDFDPENRVIHLRHRSEGREEYGTPLKNGSDGERIINISDGLRTFIDDYVEYTRHEVVDRYGREPLFTTSSGRPSTTTIRRDFYKMTRPCGYSNDCPHDRELSDCDATQNSSAAKCPSSFSTHPMRKWSIMHQLDEGVPKELLSDRVDVSVPVLDKHYDQRTEERKSRRRREALEANLTQYAMTDGGSPVNEDTKK, from the coding sequence ATGGTAAGGCGAGAACTCGAACCACTCGCACCGCAAGACGCCCTCGATTGGTATCTCGAACATCGACTGGACGACCTGCGGACCGCGACTCGACGAAAGCACTCCTCAGCTCTCGGGACATTCGTCGATTGGACGGACGAGGCCAGTATCGACAATATGAACGACGTCAGCGGTCGAACGCTGATGGAATTCAAGACATGGCGAAAGAACAACACCGAGTTGAATACGCTCAGTCTCAACGGCAATCTCGCTATCCTGCGTGTTTTCCTCCAGTTCTGCGAAGATATCGATGCAGTTCACGCTGATCTTTCGGAGCGCGTACCGTTGCCGAACGTACCACCAGATGAAGAAGTCAACGAGTTCGTCCCTGACTCCGAAGAGGTAGAGGGTATTCAATCCTATTTCCGCCGGTTCGAGTATGCTTCGAGGGCCCACGTCGAATTCGAGCTGATTGCCGAGATCGGACTTCGTATGGGTGCCGTGCGCGCTATCGATCTCGACGATTTCGATCCGGAAAACCGAGTGATTCACCTCCGTCACCGTTCGGAAGGCCGTGAGGAGTACGGAACGCCGCTCAAGAACGGTTCCGATGGTGAACGGATTATCAATATCTCCGACGGACTGCGGACCTTTATCGACGATTACGTCGAGTACACACGACACGAAGTCGTCGATAGATACGGCCGTGAGCCGCTCTTTACGACATCTTCTGGTCGCCCTTCGACGACAACTATACGACGGGATTTCTACAAAATGACCAGACCGTGTGGTTACTCGAACGACTGTCCGCACGATAGAGAGCTGTCTGACTGTGATGCAACGCAAAATTCGAGCGCAGCAAAGTGTCCATCGAGTTTTAGCACTCATCCGATGCGCAAGTGGTCGATTATGCACCAGTTGGACGAGGGTGTACCGAAAGAACTGCTGAGTGACCGAGTCGACGTCTCGGTTCCCGTGCTTGACAAGCACTACGACCAGCGAACTGAGGAACGGAAGTCACGCCGTCGACGGGAAGCTCTCGAAGCTAACCTCACCCAGTATGCTATGACGGACGGTGGGTCCCCTGTGAATGAAGATACCAAAAAATAG